The Coccidioides posadasii str. Silveira chromosome 3, complete sequence genome contains a region encoding:
- the MAGO2 gene encoding Protein mago nashi 2 (EggNog:ENOG410PID9~COG:A~BUSCO:15031at33183) has protein sequence MSNLNNQSEPFYLRYYSGHSGRFGHEFLEFDFRTLGDGRSAAVRYANNSNYRNDSLIRKEMCVSSLMIAELKRIIKESEIMKEDDSKWPQKNKDGRQELEIKLGNEHISFETAKIGSLVDVTESADPEGLRVFYYLVQDLKAFIFSLISLHFKIKPI, from the exons ATGTCGAACCTAAACAATCAGAGCGAGCCTTTCTACCTTCGTTACTA CTCAGGGCATTCTGGGCGGTTTGGGCATGAGTTTCTAG AATTCGACTTTCGCACTCTCGGCGACGGTCGCAGTGCCGCGGTACGCTATGCGAATAACTCGAATTATCGGAATGACTCGTTGATCCGTAAAGAAA TGTGCGTGAGCTCTCTTATGATTGCAGAGCTTAAACGGATTATCAAGGAGAGTGAGATAATGAA GGAAGATGATTCGAAGTGGCCACAGAAAAATAAGGACGGGCGCCAGGAATTAGAGATCAAGCTTGGGAATGAGCATATCTCGTTTGAG ACAGCAAAGATAGGATCTCTTGTCGACGTGACCGAGTCTGCGGATCCAGAAGGTCTACGGGTATTTTACTATCTCGTCCAAGACCTGAAAGCTTTTATCTTCTCCTTGATCTCTTTGCATTTCAAG ATCAAACCCATTTAA